In Fusobacterium massiliense, the genomic stretch TCCTAATGGAGAAATAGTTTTAGATAAATTTCATATTGTTAACCTTATTAACAGAGCATTTAATCAAACTAGAATATATATTATGAACTCTATTCAAGATCCTTCTTTAAAAAGAAAATTAAAGAGATTTTGGAAGTTATTATTAAAATATTACCCTGACCTTTGCGAAATAAAATACTACTGTCAAAGTTTTAAGTACAAATTAAGTAGTAAAGATAAAGTAGATTATATTCTTGATAAAATACCTGAATTAGAAATTAATTTTAATATATATCAAGATATTATCCAAGCAATTAAACATAATAATTTTAAAAAATTTGAAGGAATAGTAGAAAAATATCTTGGAAGTAAAGAAAAAATTTCTGAGAAAATGAGAGTTGCTTTAAAAACTCTTAAAAAATATATGGAATATATTAAAAATATGTTTGAAACTAATATTACTAATGGAGTAATAGAAGGTTTAAATAATAAAATTAAATCAATAAAAAGAACTGCATTTGGATATTCAAAATTTAGCAATTTTAAAAAGCGTATATTAATTCAAGAAGGAATTGTTTCAATTAATGCCTAATTTTTTTATGCAATAATGAATTTTAGTAACAATAAAAAAAGAGAATTTTCAAGTTTTTATTCTCAAAAATTCTCTTAATTATGCTAAGTCATAGTCTAAACTTTTTCATCAACACTATTTGACAAATAGCCTAATTTTATACTTTCCTATAGAATTAATAAAAGTCCCTTGACTGTACTACATTCAAGGGACTTTTTTCTTTTATAATTTATTTTATTTATCAAATTTTATAGCTGCTTCATCAACAACCAAATTATAAAATTCTTCAAGAGACTTAGCTTCTTGTTCTGTAGAACCAAATCTTCTTATATTTACTTGATTATTTTCAACTTCATTTTTTCCAATTATAAGTTGCATAGGTATTTTATATCTACCATTTGCTTCTCTTATCTTATATCCTATTGTTTCATTTCTATCATCAAGCTCTGCTCTTATTCCTAATTCTTGTAATTTATCCATAACTTGTTTTGCATAAGGAATACATTCATCGTTAAGAGTTAAAACTTTAACTTGAACCGGTGCAAGCCACATAGGGAATGCTCCTGCATAGTGTTCTATTAATATTCCTATAAATCTTTCTATTGAACCATAAATAACTCTGTGTAACATTACTGGTCTATGTTTTTCTCCATCTTCACCAATATAAGTTACATCGAATCTTTCTGGTAAATTGAAATCTAATTGGATAGTTCCACATTGCCACATTCTTCCAATAGCATCTTTTATTTTAAAATCTAATTTAGGACCATAGAAAGCTCCATCTCCTGGATTAATTTTATACTTTCTTCCCAATTTATCCAATGCCCCTGCAAGAGCAGCTTCAGCCATATCCCAAATTTCTTGAGATCCTATTGCTTTTTCTGGTTTTGTTGATAATTCTATTTCGTATTCAAAACCAAATAATTTACTATAAAATTTATCTATAAGATTTACTACCCCAATTATTTCATCTTGAACTTGATCAGGTGTCATAAATATATGAGAGTCATCTTGAGTAAATGATCTTACTCTCATAAGTCCATGTAAGGCTCCAGAAAATTCATGTCTATGTACTTTTCCTAGTTCAGCAAGTCTTGCCGGTAGATCTTTATATGAATGTAATTGATGTTTAAATGATAATACTCCTCCTGGACAGTTCATCGGTTTTATAGCAAATTCTAATTCATCAATTTCTGAAGTGTACATATTTTCTCTATAATTGAACCAGTGTCCTGAAGTTTCCCATAATTCTTTATTTAGCATTATAGGTGTTTCCAATTGTTGATATCCTGCTTTATCGTGTTCTTTTCTCCATAAATCAATCAACACATTTCTAAATATCATACCTTTTGGCAAGAAAAATGGAAAACCTGGTCCATACTCACTAATAAAGAATAATTCTAATTCTTTTCCTAATTTTCTGTGGTCTCTTTTTTCAGCTTCTTCCATAAATTTTAAATGTGCTTTTAATCTAGCTTCATTTGAGAAAGAATATCCATATATTCTTTGTAACATTTTATTTTTTGAGTTACCTCTCCAATATGCCCCAGCAGCTCCTCTTAATTTAAATGCTTTTAAATAACCTGTAGATGGTACATGTGTTCCTCTACAAAGATCTGTAAAATCGCCTTGTTTATAGAATGATACTTCTTCTGTTTGAGGAATAGCCCCAACTATCTCAACTTTATACTTATTTTTATCCACATCTCTAAAGTATTCTAAAGCTTCATCTCTAGGTAATACATATTTTTCTAATTTTATATTTTCTTTCACTATTCTTTTCATTTCATCTTCAATTTTTTGAATATCTTCTTCTGTAAATTGTTCTACTGGATCGAAGTCATAATAAAATCCATAATCAACTACTGGTCCTATTGTAACTTTTGTTTCTGGATAAAGTCTCATAACAGCTTGAGCCATTAAGTGAGCTGTTGAGTGTCTGATTATATCCTCTCCTTCTGGACTATCCATATCAATAAATTCCACTGTAGCATCATGATCTAAGACATAGAACATATCTACATTTTTTCCATCTACTTTTGCTCCAACTGATTTTTTAGCAAGTGAATTACTTATTCCTTTTGCTATCTCAAACATATTTATATTATTATTATACTCTTTCTTTTCACCGTTAATACTTATTAGCATATTTCCTCCTTATAATTTTCTATTTCTATATTATTCACTTTTTAGAAAACTATAATATTATTTACTTTTTAAATTTTATTTATATATTATAGTTTTATATTTTATATTAATTATTCAATCTTAATAACTATTTTTTAATTGACTTGGTTTATCAAGTAGGTATCCATCAGGTTTTGTTGAAGAAGTTCCACCACCATTTTTTGCTCCAGCACCAAATAATGAATTATTTGGGAATGTTAACAATGTAAAGTGTATTCCTGCTCTCCATTCATAATCTCTAGAAGAAACTTTATATCTATTTTCATAAGAGATTGCCCATTCGTAGAATCCCATTTCTTTTCCTATTTCAATTCCTATACTGTCAAGAGAATTTTTTCTGTTTTTAGCTTTATCTTGGTCATTAAAATTATCATAAAACATTGCATAAGTTTTTACTCTCCAACCTTCACTTGGTTTTCCAACTTTAGCAAAAGCACTTAACTCATGTTGTCTTGTATCTTTACTCCAAGTATAATCTCCTGTTCTTTTTTTCCAACTAGATTTTTCAGTAAATTTATATCCTACTCCTAATCTATTGTATGAATAAGTCAATCCACCTTCAAATTTTGATAGTGAGTCCTTTAAGTTTCCTGTCTTAGAATATCTTAAATTATTTTTTTCAAGTTTTACATACCCATTAAACGTTTTCTTATAATTTCCTAATCTAAAACTTTCATCAGAAATTTTTGTAAACATAAAGTTTCTATTATATTCTTGTCTTCTATCTAAAACACTTCTAATATTAGCAATATCTTCTGAAGTAACTTGTTCATTTGGTTTTTCATACTCAAGAGTTGCATATTTCATAAGTTCTTCTTCTTCAAATCTCTTATCTCTATAATCAAATGAAAATCTGTAAACATCTGTATTTCTAATTTCATCTTCAGAACGAGAATTACCATATCTATAAGTTTTATACGAACCGTAGAAATCTTTTTCTACATCTCCATAAATATTGTATAAAACAGTATATTCTCTATTTTTTCTGTTTAAATATTTATCATCTTCTGTTTTTAATTTATCACTACCTTGAGCATATGATGTTGTCAATTTACTGTTATCAAATTTATAAGCATATTTTATTCTATGTTCGTTAATATTTTCTTTAAAGTCTGTAGTTGTAGTAAAATCATCAGCTTTAAAATCAATATTTGTATTAGAAAAACCTAATTCATGTTTTTTTGTTTCATAATCAAATGAATAATTTTCTTCAGAAAAATCATTTATATTTTTTTGACTTCTTGTCTTATCAGTAAACCTTTTATTGTTTTTATAATTTAAACTTAATTTATTATCATTATCAAACTTAAATTTTAAACCTGTTGAAAATTCTTCTCCACTTTTATTTTTTAAACCATATGGATTTTTTGTTTCTTTATATCCTATATCATAAGTAGTATTAACATTTTTAGTCTCAATATCAACACTATTATCTAATTTTATATAATTTTTCTTCGTATAAAGTCTTCTTTCTTCATTATTTTTTTCTCCAGAGAAAGAATACTTTTGAAATTCAGCTTTAAATTTATTTGTAACATTTAAATCTTGGCTTTTATATAAATATAAATCATTATTCATTTTCAAATTAATAGAGTTAGACTTATCACTTGAAGCATCGTATTTATCTTCTCTAAATGTACCATCTAATCCAAGTTTCCCAAAATTTCCAAGTTCAATATTTTGTCTACCTAATTCAACTTCATAAAATTTAGATTTATTCACATAATCTTTATAACTATCATCAAAAAGTCCTTCTCTAGACCAAACTTCTGAATCAGTTTTACCAATAGCTACTCTATAAATTTCATTGTCATTTTTCAGATTAAGATCTGCTCTTCTTTCAAGACTATCCTCAGAAATTATATTCTCAAATCTATTGTACTCTGCTGTTCTATTATCTCCCAAAATAACACTTCTATAATTGTCTCTAACTGTATCTAATTTTCTATTAAGAGCCTTATATGAAACTGTTGGTGTAAAAATATAGTTTCCAGCTTTATAGTTTCCTAAAGATGCTGTTATATTTTCAAAGTTATTAAGTTCATATTTTGCAATAGTAGTTGGAGTATAATTTACATCTATACCTAAAACATTCTTATGTTTTGTTGTTGTATTTATATCTTCTTCCCATAAGCTAAATCTTCTAAAATCATCACCATTTCTTTTGTCAAATGAAATACTAGCTCCATTTTCTTTATGTATTAAGTCTGCTTTTATTCTTTCATTTTTTGACATTAAATCATTTGAAGTTGATCCAGGGTCTAAGTCATGTAAATAATCATAACTTGTAGTTAAAGTATACTTATCATTGTCTTTCTTCATAGCTAGATTAGTGTATAAATCATGATCTATACTTG encodes the following:
- the thrS gene encoding threonine--tRNA ligase, giving the protein MLISINGEKKEYNNNINMFEIAKGISNSLAKKSVGAKVDGKNVDMFYVLDHDATVEFIDMDSPEGEDIIRHSTAHLMAQAVMRLYPETKVTIGPVVDYGFYYDFDPVEQFTEEDIQKIEDEMKRIVKENIKLEKYVLPRDEALEYFRDVDKNKYKVEIVGAIPQTEEVSFYKQGDFTDLCRGTHVPSTGYLKAFKLRGAAGAYWRGNSKNKMLQRIYGYSFSNEARLKAHLKFMEEAEKRDHRKLGKELELFFISEYGPGFPFFLPKGMIFRNVLIDLWRKEHDKAGYQQLETPIMLNKELWETSGHWFNYRENMYTSEIDELEFAIKPMNCPGGVLSFKHQLHSYKDLPARLAELGKVHRHEFSGALHGLMRVRSFTQDDSHIFMTPDQVQDEIIGVVNLIDKFYSKLFGFEYEIELSTKPEKAIGSQEIWDMAEAALAGALDKLGRKYKINPGDGAFYGPKLDFKIKDAIGRMWQCGTIQLDFNLPERFDVTYIGEDGEKHRPVMLHRVIYGSIERFIGILIEHYAGAFPMWLAPVQVKVLTLNDECIPYAKQVMDKLQELGIRAELDDRNETIGYKIREANGRYKIPMQLIIGKNEVENNQVNIRRFGSTEQEAKSLEEFYNLVVDEAAIKFDK